The proteins below come from a single Podarcis muralis chromosome 8, rPodMur119.hap1.1, whole genome shotgun sequence genomic window:
- the AKAP11 gene encoding A-kinase anchor protein 11 isoform X3, translating into MDGHIRIRSSHRMSRVPVRKSFGECSMPPMKALLQSEKELCTVSAEELKAEKDNFNEVTFLCFADETAVAPKELAAMSVELPDLLKSLHLCTLHENDVIFLKDIHKPLETSVLKQKNYPSRILCVMKLSPSFARHEVDSLFTLLSKYAAGIRCTVEIRSLQKHLSIIPHAEDDDTNQSVSSIEDDFVTALEHLDEDEPTKMINSGQVTPEKLQDAGLQTISVQRLESLDPKFHFLHRKPSVKSSTSLVNILELKELSSSVRNSVTTSVSDPWLQRSFFRPQNSSDQNVNTLCKTLFSSSPAESSESDCSSPSPIIFLDEEGYQRSLKAKLQLPKIPVMKDGIEDSDSEVSEFFDSFDQFDEQEQTLESGCKHARGPVLQHPSHMKTISHKRPHSATTAMNPQRFKVDHPTLPANVRKPTPRKPESPYSNLLDVPDSPRPLKTSGDDSGGLFSPIRSSAFSPLGSCLSTECPCQLGVSRGAINQKHNLVCHPYSDFANNISFEILGSVFNSRSPSSCRCTQEFSNSNRIVSKEETAQSAKTQGETSGKELDNRQKSKCKSLMIKDHIQKFASELVEKSFGSAFKDLQKGVSSCTNALCHLAAKLTSSIFQMAFYEIGRQQAFSLKKKAINGLAGFLVSEALTGALKELHSVKQQIFTNTVAKFAANLAEELIFEGIMEVCQFSHPSTPTTFQNWSFHYDDKVIQSYSKDLSESVIQEAFIELSQVEVAFTTQAAISISTDNIKYIGAESSLESTQASNASSEFHDQEPVALNSIQEFREEYTVHKALFCTSGIASSIPVPLAGSILCQNQILFNDIQVRKHSASTGSLKFYKKSAERCCATQKRQDEVTSVRNVYLMTDSSQNSEYNAHIVCTQSDFKQANSPEVSKFSDLTTRMPSVSNFSGTMVDMIVTEAYEAVTTSKTSKNAEQYTEILKLDKTSYLPCIGEDACENMFANYLAKRIVKQSVDETKSACSVTGEKLAYCVGLGTSKKSNRKELHSAIKPSETNKSIPVIVGQQQMPLNSSSKFHVSPVYSNRCLLSGSKDGIQGEKRHMGCRTSTSTPSPCSAVTFVKPAEEFPDAESCSAKSSSNPLGKHNTYKSAGHFALCSTFGPERTFPSINAFTSVATNGEEAFQMEDKLSIRAETPCVLPDTPPPTPLIATQMSSEWNLRKLSKKLKGELAKDFAPATPPSTPYRSETGGVYENERHDLEKEEFMLKLMRSLSEEVESSEDEEHWPVALDERTKASGRTTEYADHLATRIIAVATEMAASHLDYKAVQMENNKCFPISAENKRCGHSGFVNVSDASLHSLLVYAGNMAGKVISEAKKIVESKQCTLLRLKQVNCGADGVRPKRNTHKCWAKDMRCPWADQGSRETDSSILSLPQHPEAPGLTSKYPSCESVTDEYADHIIRILKREGGHSELIMDQFASRLAYRSIKSGMQEAAGKLRMKYKSKIAPSEGSKVNSKADPGVDGKKQKKGNICHLGQRACGNKCSTHRTECTKLLDFSESLACSITSDVRRKIMRGACLSKSLTDSCLYKKSKNDQVTDLKATFSKALSPFCCKQKLYHSTGSLNEPTYRNGIIHAIEQYARKVVDDTLEASLESATLQTTGNWTNGDRTTYAEKLSPFSATACRYCSMNEHQYCAGSSSLQLIRQELHSQVHQVPRKSGICPKSRILHLDIPKIHINMDEKVVFAENVVATVFDKAERQLSNTSLTADSGIGQDGVSFVESLTTEIMTSCMTNISPPANISNGNSSSWSSLGLEGDMYEENLSFPTSDSDGTEDKEEELKDTIEGLGNIGKALVIINVDIGPCLVDSQLRMALQWLTASEAEVAELHFHDGVPKEFVLLSKKLQERGWKVGDLFQAVLKYCEVMEKVADGERALGSKTFFGWLQEHV; encoded by the exons ATGGATGGCCATATCAGGATCCGAAGCAGTCATAGGATGTCAAGGGTACCAGTGAGAAAG AGCTTTGGTGAATGTTCAATGCCTCCCATGAAGGCATTGTTGCAAAGTGAAAAAGAATTATGCACAGTATCAGCAGAAGAGTTGAAGGCGGAGAAAGACAATTTCAATGAG GTCACATTTCTGTGCTTTGCTGATGAGACAGCTGTTGCTCCTAAG GAATTGGCAGCCATGTCTGTTGAGCTCCCAGATCTTCTGAAATCCCTCCATTTGTGCActttacatgaaaatgatgtcaTTTTTCTAAAGGATATTCATAAACCATTGGAGACCAGTGTTCTTAAGCAGAAG aaTTACCCCTCACGGATTCTGTGTGTGATGAAATTGTCTCCATCATTTGCAAGACACGAAGTGGATTCTTTGTTTACTTTACTGAGTAAATATGCTGCTGGTATAAGATGTACTGTGGAAATACGCTCATTGCAGAAGCACCTGTCCATCATACCCCATGCTGAGGATGATGATACTAATCAGTCAGTGTCATCAATTGAGGATGATTTCGTTACTGCGTTAGAACATTTAGATGAAGATGAGCCCACAAAAATGATAAACTCTG GTCAAGTTACACCTGAAAAACTTCAAGATGCTGGTTTGCAGACCATCTCTGTTCAACGTTTGGAATCTCTCGATCCAAAGTTTCATTTTCTACATCGGAAGCCATCTGTCAAGTCATCAACATCTCTAGTTAACATCTTGGAATTAAAAGAATTGTCATCTTCTGTAAGAAATTCTGTCACAACTTCTGTTTCGGATCCTTGGCTGCAGAGGAGTTTCTTCAGGCCACAGAATTCTTCTGATCAGAATGTTAACACTTTATGTAAAACACTgttttcttcctctcctgctgAATCATCAGAGTCAGATTGTTCTAGCCCAAGCCCTATTATTTTCTTAGATGAAGAAGGGTATCAGAGAAGCCTAAAGGCAAAACTTCAGCTACCAAAAATCCCAGTAATGAAAGATGGCATAGAGGATTCAGACTCTGAAGTAAGTGAATTTTTCGATAGCTTTGACCAATTTGATGAACAAGAACAAACACTGGAGAGTGGTTGTAAACATGCGAGGGGTCCTGTCCTTCAACATCCATCTCATATGAAAACGATTTCGCATAAAAGGCCACACTCTGCAACCACTGCAATGAATCCTCAAAGGTTCAAGGTTGATCATCCCACTCTTCCAGCCAATGTGAGGAAGCCAACGCCTCGCAAACCAGAATCTCCATATAGCAACCTCTTGGATGTTCCTGATTCCCCCCGGCCATTGAAAACATCAGGGGATGACAGTGGAGGCTTGTTCAGCCCTATCAGATCTTCAGCTTTCAGTCCATTAGGCAGTTGTCTTTCAACAGAGTGTCCTTGTCAGTTGGGTGTCAGTAGAGGTGCCATTAACCAAAAGCACAATCTGGTTTGTCACCCATACTCAGATTTTGCAAATAATATTTCCTTTGAAATCTTAGGTTCGGTCTTTAATTCCAGATCTCCATCATCATGTAGATGCACACAGGAATTTTCTAACAGTAATAGGATTGTCTCAAAAGAAGAAACAGCCCAGTCAGCAAAAACCCAAGGGGAAACTTCTGGAAAAGAATTAGATAACAGACAAAAATCTAAATGCAAATCACTAATGATTAAAGACCACATCCAGAAATTTGCATCAGAGCTCGTTGAGAAGAGTTTTGGCAGTGCTTTTAAAGATCTTCAGAAAGGTGTTTCTTCATGTACTAATGCACTCTGTCACTTGGCTGCAAAACTGACTTCTTCAATCTTTCAAATGGCTTTTTATGAGATTGGGAGGCAGCAAGCTTTTTCACTGAAGAAGAAAGCTATTAATGGACTAGCAGGCTTTTTGGTGAGTGAAGCGTTAACAGGTGCTTTAAAAGAGCTACATTCTGTAAAGCAACAAATATTTACCAACACAGTTGCAAAATTTGCAGCAAACCTGGCTGAGGAACTAATTTTTGAGGGGATCATGGAAGTGTGCCAGTTTTCACACCCATCAACTCCTACAACTTTTCAGAACTGGTCCTTCCATTATGATGATAAAGTTATACAATCATATTCCAAAGACTTGTCTGAGTCGGTTATTCAGGAAGCTTTTATTGAGTTATCACAGGTTGAGGTGGCATTTACAACACAAGCAGCAATTAGTATTTCCACGGACAATATAAAGTACATAGGTGCAGAAAGTAGTTTGGAGTCAACACAGGCCTCCAATGCTTCCTCTGAGTTTCATGATCAAGAACCAGTAGCCTTGAATTCAATACAGGAATTCAGGGAGGAATATACTGTCCATAAAGCTTTGTTCTGTACGTCTGGCATTGCAAGTTCAATCCCGGTGCCCTTAGCTGGAAGCATACTTTGTCAAAATCAGATTTTATTTAATGACATACAGGTAAGGAAACATTCAGCGTCAACAGGCAGTCtgaaattttataaaaaatcagCAGAGCGGTGTTGTGCAACACAGAAAAGACAAGATGAAGTGACATCAGTTAGAAATGTTTACTTGATGACAGATAGCAGTCAGAACAGTGAATATAATGCACATATTGTATGTACACAAAGTGACTTTAAGCAAGCAAATAGCCCTGAAGTCAGTAAATTTTCAGACTTAACAACTAGGATGCCGAGCGTCAGTAATTTTTCTGGAACAATGGTAGATATGATTGTAACGGAGGCATATGAAGCAGTAACCACTTCCAAGACATCCAAAAATGCAGAGCAATACACAGAAATACTAAAATTGGATAAAACGTCATATTTGCCATGCATTGGTGAAGATGCCTGTGAGAATATGTTTGCAAATTATTTAGCCAAGCGAATAGTGAAACAGTCTGTAGATGAAACTAAATCTGCCTGTTCTGTTACCGGTGAGAAATTAGCATACTGTGTGGGATTGGGAACCAGTAAAAAAAGCAATAGGAAAGAATTGCATAGTGCAATAAAACcatcagaaacaaacaaaagtatTCCAGTAATTGTAGGGCAGCAGCAGATGCCCTTGAACAGCTCATCTAAATTTCATGTATCGCCAGTTTACTCTAATAGGTGTCTGCTTTCAGGGTCTAAAGATGGCATTCAGGGGGAAAAGAGACATATGGGTTGCAGGACTTCCACATCCACGCCATCTCCTTGTTCTGCAGTGACTTTTGTGAAACCTGCTGAAGAGTTTCCAGATGCAGAAAGCTGTTCAGCAAAATCCTCAAGCAACCCACTGGGAAAACACAACACATACAAATCAGCAGGGCACTTTGCACTTTGCTCTACATTTGGTCCCGAAAGAACTTTTCCTAGCATTAATGCCTTCACTTCTGTGGCAACTAACGGTGAAGAAGCATTTCAGATGGAAGACAAATTGAGTATCAGAGCTGAAACTCCTTGTGTCCTACCAGACACACCTCCACCAACACCTTTAATAGCAACCCAAATGAGTTCAGAGTGGAATTTAAGAAAGCTATCAAAGAAACTGAAAGGTGAACTAGCAAAGGATTTTGCACCCGCGACGCCCCCTTCTACCCCTTACCGATCAGAAACCGGTGGAGTATATGAAAATGAACGCCATGACTTAGAAAAGGAAGAGTTCATGTTGAAACTGATGCGGTCTCTCTCTGAGGAAGTTGAAAGCAGCGAAGATGAAGAGCATTGGCCTGTAGCATTGGACGAGAGAACGAAAGCATCAGGAAGGACAACAGAATATGCCGATCATCTAGCCACTCGCATAATTGCTGTGGCAACCGAAATGGCTGCTTCACATTTAGATTATAAAGCGGTTCAAATGGAGAATAATAAATGCTTTCCAATAAGTGCGGAAAATAAAAGATGTGGGCATAGTGGATTTGTGAATGTTTCAGATGCCAGCCTACATTCGTTGTTGGTTTATGCTGGTAATATGGCTGGAAAGGTCATTAGTGAAGCTAAGAAAATAGTTGAATCCAAACAATGCACTCTTCTAAGGCTGAAGCAAGTGAACTGCGGGGCAGATGGCGTTCGTCCTAAAAGAAACACTCATAAATGCTGGGCCAAAGACATGAGGTGTCCCTGGGCAGACCAGGGGTCTCGAGAGACAGACTCTTCTATACTCTCTCTACCCCAGCACCCAGAAGCTCCAGGTCTGACTTCCAAATATCCAAGTTGTGAGAGTGTCACTGATGAATATGCAGATCACATCATTCGTATTCTGAAAAGAGAAGGTGGCCACAGTGAACTGATAATGGATCAGTTTGCCAGTAGACTTGCTTACAGATCTATAAAAtctggaatgcaggaagctgcaggGAAACTCAGGATGAAGTATAAAAGTAAAATAGCTCCCTCCGAGGGCTCAAAGGTAAACAGTAAGGCTGATCCGGGTGTGgatggaaagaaacagaaaaaagggaACATTTGTCATTTGGGGCAGCGAGCCTGTGGAAACAAATGTAGCACACACAGAACTGAATGTACAAAGTTGCTAGATTTTTCAGAATCCCTTGCTTGTAGCATAACATCTgatgtcagaaggaaaataatgAGAGGAGCTTGTCTGTCAAAATCTTTAACTGATTCCTGTTTGTATAAAAAATCTAAGAACGATCAAGTCACTGATCTTAAAGCAACATTTTCTAAAGCACTTTCTCCTTTCTGTTGCAAACAAAAGCTTTATCATAGTACAGGCAGTTTAAATGAACCTACTTACAGAAATGGCATTATTCATGCCATTGAACAGTATGCTAGGAAGGTAGTAGATGACACTTTAGAAGCTAGCTTGGAATCTGCTACGCTGCAAACTACTGGAAACTGGACAAATGGAGATAGAACAACATATGCAGAAAAGTTGTCTCCATTTTCTGCAACAGCCTGCAGATACTGTAGTATGAATGAGCATCAATACTGTGCTGGAAGTTCATCTTTGCAGCTGATTCGGCAAGAACTCCACTCTCAAGTTCATCAGGTTCCCAGAAAAAGTGGAATCTGTCCTAAATCTCGCATTCTTCACCTGGATATCCCAAAAATTCATATTAATATGGATGAGAAGGTAGTATTTGCTGAAAATGTGGTTGCTACAGTTTTTGACAAAGCAGAAAGGCAGCTTAGCAACACAAGTTTGACAGCGGATAGTGGAATTGGCCAGGATGGAGTCAGCTTTGTTGAAAGCCTCACTACAGAAATAATGACTTCCTGTATGACAAACATTAGTCCACCTGCCAACATAAG
- the AKAP11 gene encoding A-kinase anchor protein 11 isoform X4: protein MDGHIRIRSSHRMSRVPVRKSFGECSMPPMKALLQSEKELCTVSAEELKAEKDNFNEVTFLCFADETAVAPKELAAMSVELPDLLKSLHLCTLHENDVIFLKDIHKPLETSVLKQKNYPSRILCVMKLSPSFARHEVDSLFTLLSKYAAGIRCTVEIRSLQKHLSIIPHAEDDDTNQSVSSIEDDFVTALEHLDEDEPTKMINSGQVTPEKLQDAGLQTISVQRLESLDPKFHFLHRKPSVKSSTSLVNILELKELSSSVRNSVTTSVSDPWLQRSFFRPQNSSDQNVNTLCKTLFSSSPAESSESDCSSPSPIIFLDEEGYQRSLKAKLQLPKIPVMKDGIEDSDSEVSEFFDSFDQFDEQEQTLESGCKHARGPVLQHPSHMKTISHKRPHSATTAMNPQRFKVDHPTLPANVRKPTPRKPESPYSNLLDVPDSPRPLKTSGDDSGGLFSPIRSSAFSPLGSCLSTECPCQLGVSRGAINQKHNLVCHPYSDFANNISFEILGSVFNSRSPSSCRCTQEFSNSNRIVSKEETAQSAKTQGETSGKELDNRQKSKCKSLMIKDHIQKFASELVEKSFGSAFKDLQKGVSSCTNALCHLAAKLTSSIFQMAFYEIGRQQAFSLKKKAINGLAGFLVSEALTGALKELHSVKQQIFTNTVAKFAANLAEELIFEGIMEVCQFSHPSTPTTFQNWSFHYDDKVIQSYSKDLSESVIQEAFIELSQVEVAFTTQAAISISTDNIKYIGAESSLESTQASNASSEFHDQEPVALNSIQEFREEYTVHKALFCTSGIASSIPVPLAGSILCQNQILFNDIQVRKHSASTGSLKFYKKSAERCCATQKRQDEVTSVRNVYLMTDSSQNSEYNAHIVCTQSDFKQANSPEVSKFSDLTTRMPSVSNFSGTMVDMIVTEAYEAVTTSKTSKNAEQYTEILKLDKTSYLPCIGEDACENMFANYLAKRIVKQSVDETKSACSVTGEKLAYCVGLGTSKKSNRKELHSAIKPSETNKSIPVIVGQQQMPLNSSSKFHVSPVYSNRCLLSGSKDGIQGEKRHMGCRTSTSTPSPCSAVTFVKPAEEFPDAESCSAKSSSNPLGKHNTYKSAGHFALCSTFGPERTFPSINAFTSVATNGEEAFQMEDKLSIRAETPCVLPDTPPPTPLIATQMSSEWNLRKLSKKLKGELAKDFAPATPPSTPYRSETGGVYENERHDLEKEEFMLKLMRSLSEEVESSEDEEHWPVALDERTKASGRTTEYADHLATRIIAVATEMAASHLDYKAVQMENNKCFPISAENKRCGHSGFVNVSDASLHSLLVYAGNMAGKVISEAKKIVESKQCTLLRLKQVNCGADGVRPKRNTHKCWAKDMRCPWADQGSRETDSSILSLPQHPEAPGLTSKYPSCESVTDEYADHIIRILKREGGHSELIMDQFASRLAYRSIKSGMQEAAGKLRMKYKSKIAPSEGSKVNSKADPGVDGKKQKKGNICHLGQRACGNKCSTHRTECTKLLDFSESLACSITSDVRRKIMRGACLSKSLTDSCLYKKSKNDQVTDLKATFSKALSPFCCKQKLYHSTGSLNEPTYRNGIIHAIEQYARKVVDDTLEASLESATLQTTGNWTNGDRTTYAEKLSPFSATACRYCSMNEHQYCAGSSSLQLIRQELHSQVHQVPRKSGICPKSRILHLDIPKIHINMDEKVVFAENVVATVFDKAERQLSNTSLTADSGIGQDGVSFVESLTTEIMTSCMTNISPPANISDGTEDKEEELKDTIEGLGNIGKALVIINVDIGPCLVDSQLRMALQWLTASEAEVAELHFHDGVPKEFVLLSKKLQERGWKVGDLFQAVLKYCEVMEKVADGERALGSKTFFGWLQEHV, encoded by the exons ATGGATGGCCATATCAGGATCCGAAGCAGTCATAGGATGTCAAGGGTACCAGTGAGAAAG AGCTTTGGTGAATGTTCAATGCCTCCCATGAAGGCATTGTTGCAAAGTGAAAAAGAATTATGCACAGTATCAGCAGAAGAGTTGAAGGCGGAGAAAGACAATTTCAATGAG GTCACATTTCTGTGCTTTGCTGATGAGACAGCTGTTGCTCCTAAG GAATTGGCAGCCATGTCTGTTGAGCTCCCAGATCTTCTGAAATCCCTCCATTTGTGCActttacatgaaaatgatgtcaTTTTTCTAAAGGATATTCATAAACCATTGGAGACCAGTGTTCTTAAGCAGAAG aaTTACCCCTCACGGATTCTGTGTGTGATGAAATTGTCTCCATCATTTGCAAGACACGAAGTGGATTCTTTGTTTACTTTACTGAGTAAATATGCTGCTGGTATAAGATGTACTGTGGAAATACGCTCATTGCAGAAGCACCTGTCCATCATACCCCATGCTGAGGATGATGATACTAATCAGTCAGTGTCATCAATTGAGGATGATTTCGTTACTGCGTTAGAACATTTAGATGAAGATGAGCCCACAAAAATGATAAACTCTG GTCAAGTTACACCTGAAAAACTTCAAGATGCTGGTTTGCAGACCATCTCTGTTCAACGTTTGGAATCTCTCGATCCAAAGTTTCATTTTCTACATCGGAAGCCATCTGTCAAGTCATCAACATCTCTAGTTAACATCTTGGAATTAAAAGAATTGTCATCTTCTGTAAGAAATTCTGTCACAACTTCTGTTTCGGATCCTTGGCTGCAGAGGAGTTTCTTCAGGCCACAGAATTCTTCTGATCAGAATGTTAACACTTTATGTAAAACACTgttttcttcctctcctgctgAATCATCAGAGTCAGATTGTTCTAGCCCAAGCCCTATTATTTTCTTAGATGAAGAAGGGTATCAGAGAAGCCTAAAGGCAAAACTTCAGCTACCAAAAATCCCAGTAATGAAAGATGGCATAGAGGATTCAGACTCTGAAGTAAGTGAATTTTTCGATAGCTTTGACCAATTTGATGAACAAGAACAAACACTGGAGAGTGGTTGTAAACATGCGAGGGGTCCTGTCCTTCAACATCCATCTCATATGAAAACGATTTCGCATAAAAGGCCACACTCTGCAACCACTGCAATGAATCCTCAAAGGTTCAAGGTTGATCATCCCACTCTTCCAGCCAATGTGAGGAAGCCAACGCCTCGCAAACCAGAATCTCCATATAGCAACCTCTTGGATGTTCCTGATTCCCCCCGGCCATTGAAAACATCAGGGGATGACAGTGGAGGCTTGTTCAGCCCTATCAGATCTTCAGCTTTCAGTCCATTAGGCAGTTGTCTTTCAACAGAGTGTCCTTGTCAGTTGGGTGTCAGTAGAGGTGCCATTAACCAAAAGCACAATCTGGTTTGTCACCCATACTCAGATTTTGCAAATAATATTTCCTTTGAAATCTTAGGTTCGGTCTTTAATTCCAGATCTCCATCATCATGTAGATGCACACAGGAATTTTCTAACAGTAATAGGATTGTCTCAAAAGAAGAAACAGCCCAGTCAGCAAAAACCCAAGGGGAAACTTCTGGAAAAGAATTAGATAACAGACAAAAATCTAAATGCAAATCACTAATGATTAAAGACCACATCCAGAAATTTGCATCAGAGCTCGTTGAGAAGAGTTTTGGCAGTGCTTTTAAAGATCTTCAGAAAGGTGTTTCTTCATGTACTAATGCACTCTGTCACTTGGCTGCAAAACTGACTTCTTCAATCTTTCAAATGGCTTTTTATGAGATTGGGAGGCAGCAAGCTTTTTCACTGAAGAAGAAAGCTATTAATGGACTAGCAGGCTTTTTGGTGAGTGAAGCGTTAACAGGTGCTTTAAAAGAGCTACATTCTGTAAAGCAACAAATATTTACCAACACAGTTGCAAAATTTGCAGCAAACCTGGCTGAGGAACTAATTTTTGAGGGGATCATGGAAGTGTGCCAGTTTTCACACCCATCAACTCCTACAACTTTTCAGAACTGGTCCTTCCATTATGATGATAAAGTTATACAATCATATTCCAAAGACTTGTCTGAGTCGGTTATTCAGGAAGCTTTTATTGAGTTATCACAGGTTGAGGTGGCATTTACAACACAAGCAGCAATTAGTATTTCCACGGACAATATAAAGTACATAGGTGCAGAAAGTAGTTTGGAGTCAACACAGGCCTCCAATGCTTCCTCTGAGTTTCATGATCAAGAACCAGTAGCCTTGAATTCAATACAGGAATTCAGGGAGGAATATACTGTCCATAAAGCTTTGTTCTGTACGTCTGGCATTGCAAGTTCAATCCCGGTGCCCTTAGCTGGAAGCATACTTTGTCAAAATCAGATTTTATTTAATGACATACAGGTAAGGAAACATTCAGCGTCAACAGGCAGTCtgaaattttataaaaaatcagCAGAGCGGTGTTGTGCAACACAGAAAAGACAAGATGAAGTGACATCAGTTAGAAATGTTTACTTGATGACAGATAGCAGTCAGAACAGTGAATATAATGCACATATTGTATGTACACAAAGTGACTTTAAGCAAGCAAATAGCCCTGAAGTCAGTAAATTTTCAGACTTAACAACTAGGATGCCGAGCGTCAGTAATTTTTCTGGAACAATGGTAGATATGATTGTAACGGAGGCATATGAAGCAGTAACCACTTCCAAGACATCCAAAAATGCAGAGCAATACACAGAAATACTAAAATTGGATAAAACGTCATATTTGCCATGCATTGGTGAAGATGCCTGTGAGAATATGTTTGCAAATTATTTAGCCAAGCGAATAGTGAAACAGTCTGTAGATGAAACTAAATCTGCCTGTTCTGTTACCGGTGAGAAATTAGCATACTGTGTGGGATTGGGAACCAGTAAAAAAAGCAATAGGAAAGAATTGCATAGTGCAATAAAACcatcagaaacaaacaaaagtatTCCAGTAATTGTAGGGCAGCAGCAGATGCCCTTGAACAGCTCATCTAAATTTCATGTATCGCCAGTTTACTCTAATAGGTGTCTGCTTTCAGGGTCTAAAGATGGCATTCAGGGGGAAAAGAGACATATGGGTTGCAGGACTTCCACATCCACGCCATCTCCTTGTTCTGCAGTGACTTTTGTGAAACCTGCTGAAGAGTTTCCAGATGCAGAAAGCTGTTCAGCAAAATCCTCAAGCAACCCACTGGGAAAACACAACACATACAAATCAGCAGGGCACTTTGCACTTTGCTCTACATTTGGTCCCGAAAGAACTTTTCCTAGCATTAATGCCTTCACTTCTGTGGCAACTAACGGTGAAGAAGCATTTCAGATGGAAGACAAATTGAGTATCAGAGCTGAAACTCCTTGTGTCCTACCAGACACACCTCCACCAACACCTTTAATAGCAACCCAAATGAGTTCAGAGTGGAATTTAAGAAAGCTATCAAAGAAACTGAAAGGTGAACTAGCAAAGGATTTTGCACCCGCGACGCCCCCTTCTACCCCTTACCGATCAGAAACCGGTGGAGTATATGAAAATGAACGCCATGACTTAGAAAAGGAAGAGTTCATGTTGAAACTGATGCGGTCTCTCTCTGAGGAAGTTGAAAGCAGCGAAGATGAAGAGCATTGGCCTGTAGCATTGGACGAGAGAACGAAAGCATCAGGAAGGACAACAGAATATGCCGATCATCTAGCCACTCGCATAATTGCTGTGGCAACCGAAATGGCTGCTTCACATTTAGATTATAAAGCGGTTCAAATGGAGAATAATAAATGCTTTCCAATAAGTGCGGAAAATAAAAGATGTGGGCATAGTGGATTTGTGAATGTTTCAGATGCCAGCCTACATTCGTTGTTGGTTTATGCTGGTAATATGGCTGGAAAGGTCATTAGTGAAGCTAAGAAAATAGTTGAATCCAAACAATGCACTCTTCTAAGGCTGAAGCAAGTGAACTGCGGGGCAGATGGCGTTCGTCCTAAAAGAAACACTCATAAATGCTGGGCCAAAGACATGAGGTGTCCCTGGGCAGACCAGGGGTCTCGAGAGACAGACTCTTCTATACTCTCTCTACCCCAGCACCCAGAAGCTCCAGGTCTGACTTCCAAATATCCAAGTTGTGAGAGTGTCACTGATGAATATGCAGATCACATCATTCGTATTCTGAAAAGAGAAGGTGGCCACAGTGAACTGATAATGGATCAGTTTGCCAGTAGACTTGCTTACAGATCTATAAAAtctggaatgcaggaagctgcaggGAAACTCAGGATGAAGTATAAAAGTAAAATAGCTCCCTCCGAGGGCTCAAAGGTAAACAGTAAGGCTGATCCGGGTGTGgatggaaagaaacagaaaaaagggaACATTTGTCATTTGGGGCAGCGAGCCTGTGGAAACAAATGTAGCACACACAGAACTGAATGTACAAAGTTGCTAGATTTTTCAGAATCCCTTGCTTGTAGCATAACATCTgatgtcagaaggaaaataatgAGAGGAGCTTGTCTGTCAAAATCTTTAACTGATTCCTGTTTGTATAAAAAATCTAAGAACGATCAAGTCACTGATCTTAAAGCAACATTTTCTAAAGCACTTTCTCCTTTCTGTTGCAAACAAAAGCTTTATCATAGTACAGGCAGTTTAAATGAACCTACTTACAGAAATGGCATTATTCATGCCATTGAACAGTATGCTAGGAAGGTAGTAGATGACACTTTAGAAGCTAGCTTGGAATCTGCTACGCTGCAAACTACTGGAAACTGGACAAATGGAGATAGAACAACATATGCAGAAAAGTTGTCTCCATTTTCTGCAACAGCCTGCAGATACTGTAGTATGAATGAGCATCAATACTGTGCTGGAAGTTCATCTTTGCAGCTGATTCGGCAAGAACTCCACTCTCAAGTTCATCAGGTTCCCAGAAAAAGTGGAATCTGTCCTAAATCTCGCATTCTTCACCTGGATATCCCAAAAATTCATATTAATATGGATGAGAAGGTAGTATTTGCTGAAAATGTGGTTGCTACAGTTTTTGACAAAGCAGAAAGGCAGCTTAGCAACACAAGTTTGACAGCGGATAGTGGAATTGGCCAGGATGGAGTCAGCTTTGTTGAAAGCCTCACTACAGAAATAATGACTTCCTGTATGACAAACATTAGTCCACCTGCCAACATAAG